A window of Kiritimatiellia bacterium contains these coding sequences:
- a CDS encoding NAD-dependent epimerase/dehydratase family protein — protein sequence MSAATACITGVAGFLGSRLAARLLADGFAVTGLDNLSHGVRDRLAPLAARPAFTFVEGDVRDPAAMARAAAGARHLLHFAEVKIPRFGGALETLEVNLEGTEQALEAARREGARFVFGSTDEVYGKNPDETLHEESALVMGRTDSRRWSYGTSKLMGEQLALAFADEHQVPVSILRYFGLYGPGQSAGLGGGPQSIFVAAALAGEVLPIHGDGLQVRTFTHIDDAVEGTRLAMESEYPRGEILNIAGTEHISIINLAYMVWRLSGRRDKPRLEFVPYTDFSAHYEDVPRRVADIAKARYLLGFNPRISMEAGFAETVRAAPRHPEPSL from the coding sequence ATGAGCGCGGCCACCGCCTGCATCACCGGCGTGGCCGGGTTCCTCGGCTCGCGCCTGGCCGCCCGCCTGCTGGCCGACGGCTTCGCGGTGACCGGTCTGGACAACCTTTCGCACGGCGTCCGGGACCGGTTGGCGCCGCTGGCGGCGCGCCCGGCGTTCACCTTCGTCGAAGGCGATGTCCGCGACCCGGCGGCCATGGCCCGGGCGGCGGCCGGCGCCCGCCACCTCCTTCATTTCGCCGAGGTGAAAATCCCTCGCTTCGGGGGCGCCCTGGAAACGCTGGAGGTTAATCTCGAGGGAACCGAACAGGCCCTGGAAGCGGCCCGGCGGGAAGGCGCCCGCTTTGTCTTCGGCTCGACCGACGAGGTCTACGGGAAGAACCCGGACGAGACCCTGCACGAGGAAAGCGCGCTCGTCATGGGCCGGACCGATTCGCGGCGGTGGAGCTACGGGACGTCCAAGTTGATGGGCGAGCAACTGGCGCTGGCCTTCGCCGACGAGCACCAGGTCCCGGTGTCCATCCTTCGCTACTTCGGGTTGTACGGCCCGGGACAATCCGCTGGGCTCGGAGGCGGGCCCCAATCGATCTTCGTCGCGGCGGCCCTGGCCGGGGAGGTCCTCCCGATCCACGGCGACGGGCTCCAGGTCCGGACATTCACGCACATCGACGACGCGGTCGAAGGCACACGGCTGGCCATGGAGAGCGAGTATCCCCGCGGGGAAATCCTGAACATCGCCGGCACGGAACACATCAGCATCATCAATCTGGCCTACATGGTCTGGCGGTTGAGCGGGCGCCGCGATAAGCCCCGGCTCGAGTTCGTGCCCTACACCGACTTCTCCGCGCACTACGAGGACGTGCCGCGTCGCGTCGCCGACATCGCCAAGGCCCGCTACCTGCTGGGCTTCAACCCCAGGATCTCCATGGAGGCCGGCTTCGCCGAGACCGTGCGCGCCGCGCCCCGTCACCCGGAGCCCTCCCTGTGA
- a CDS encoding GDP-mannose 4,6-dehydratase yields MKILITGAAGFIGSNLTLALLKRGYSVIGLDNLSQGRMDHLAACRDDPRFKFVQGDVRDGAAVREQVGAADAVFHLAAYKIPRYGNAMDTLRINTHGTRQILEAAAQRGCRVIFASTSDCYGRNPHIPFHEHSDLWMGPSTVKRWAYAISKMYDEHLCHALMDEKKLRFTVVRFFGGYGPHQHLSWWGGPQSVFIDAALRGHPMDIHGDGQQTRSFTYIDDHVNGLILCLEREEACHQVFNLGNTREISIQDLALLVWRLAGSGEPQLKRISYRSFGKYEDVMRRVPDISKARALLGFEPKTDLEEGLRVTIDWQRRVTRDLPRKEPA; encoded by the coding sequence ATGAAGATTCTGATCACAGGCGCGGCCGGATTCATCGGCTCCAACCTGACGCTGGCCCTGCTGAAGCGGGGTTACTCGGTCATCGGGCTGGACAACCTTTCCCAGGGCCGGATGGACCATCTCGCCGCGTGCCGGGACGATCCGCGCTTCAAGTTTGTCCAGGGCGACGTCCGCGACGGAGCGGCGGTCCGGGAACAGGTGGGGGCCGCCGATGCCGTCTTCCATCTCGCGGCGTACAAGATTCCCCGCTACGGCAACGCGATGGACACGCTGCGGATCAACACCCACGGCACGCGCCAGATCCTGGAGGCCGCGGCGCAGCGGGGCTGCCGCGTGATCTTCGCCTCCACGTCCGACTGCTACGGCCGGAACCCGCACATCCCCTTCCATGAGCACAGCGACTTGTGGATGGGGCCGAGCACCGTGAAGCGATGGGCGTATGCCATCTCGAAAATGTACGACGAGCACCTCTGCCACGCCCTGATGGACGAAAAAAAACTGCGCTTCACCGTCGTCCGTTTCTTCGGCGGGTACGGCCCCCACCAGCACCTGTCCTGGTGGGGCGGCCCCCAGTCGGTCTTCATTGACGCCGCCCTGCGCGGCCACCCCATGGACATCCACGGGGACGGACAGCAGACGCGCAGCTTCACGTACATTGACGACCACGTGAACGGGCTGATCCTGTGCCTCGAGCGCGAGGAGGCGTGCCACCAGGTCTTCAACCTGGGCAACACGCGGGAGATCAGCATCCAGGACCTGGCCCTCCTGGTCTGGCGCCTGGCCGGCTCGGGGGAGCCGCAGTTGAAGCGCATTTCCTACCGGAGCTTCGGCAAGTACGAGGACGTCATGCGGCGCGTGCCGGACATCTCCAAGGCCCGCGCGCTGCTCGGGTTCGAGCCGAAGACGGACTTGGAGGAGGGACTGCGCGTCACGATTGACTGGCAGCGGCGCGTGACGCGCGACCTCCCGCGAAAGGAGCCGGCATGA
- the wecB gene encoding UDP-N-acetylglucosamine 2-epimerase (non-hydrolyzing) produces MKHIVTIVGARPQFIKAAPVCWALRQTCRETLVHTGQHYDDNMSRRFFEELRIPAPEYNLRVGSGPHGAQTAAMLQGIEEVLLREKPDLVLVYGDTNSTLAGALAACKLRVPLAHVEAGLRSYNRAMPEEHNRVLTDHCADLLFCPTETARANLEREGVTRGVHVVGDTMYDAVLHFAEAARRRPSVAGTLGLRDTSFALVTLHRAGNVDDEPTLTRLLQALARIERPVIFPVHPRTRERMRALHDRVFPSGAPSHLHVIDPVGYLDMLKLEQDASVVLTDSGGIQKEAFFLETPCITLRRETEWTETVATGWNRLAGDTLAELPELVASARRPAARPPALFGDGRAAERIAERLQSATPGETRRTGSD; encoded by the coding sequence ATGAAACACATCGTGACCATCGTCGGGGCCCGGCCGCAGTTCATCAAGGCCGCGCCCGTCTGCTGGGCCCTGCGCCAGACATGCCGGGAAACCCTGGTCCATACCGGGCAGCACTATGACGACAACATGTCGCGCCGCTTCTTCGAGGAACTGCGCATCCCGGCGCCCGAGTACAACCTGCGGGTGGGCTCCGGCCCGCACGGCGCGCAGACCGCGGCCATGCTCCAGGGCATCGAGGAGGTTCTACTCCGGGAGAAGCCGGATCTCGTCCTGGTCTACGGCGACACGAACAGCACGCTGGCCGGCGCCCTGGCCGCGTGCAAGCTCCGCGTGCCCCTGGCGCACGTGGAGGCCGGCCTGCGCTCGTACAACCGGGCCATGCCGGAGGAACACAACCGCGTGCTGACGGACCACTGCGCGGACCTGCTTTTCTGCCCGACCGAAACCGCGCGGGCCAACCTGGAACGGGAAGGCGTCACCCGGGGCGTCCACGTGGTGGGCGACACCATGTACGACGCCGTTCTTCATTTCGCCGAGGCCGCGCGCCGGCGCCCCTCCGTGGCCGGGACGCTGGGCCTGCGCGACACGTCGTTCGCGCTGGTCACGCTGCATCGGGCCGGCAACGTGGATGATGAACCCACGCTCACCCGCCTGCTCCAGGCCCTGGCCCGGATCGAGCGGCCCGTGATATTCCCGGTCCACCCGCGAACGCGGGAGCGCATGCGGGCGCTCCACGACCGGGTCTTCCCCTCCGGCGCCCCCTCGCACCTGCACGTCATCGACCCCGTCGGGTACCTGGACATGCTGAAGCTCGAACAGGACGCCTCGGTCGTTCTCACGGATTCCGGCGGCATTCAAAAAGAGGCTTTCTTCCTCGAAACCCCCTGTATAACGTTGCGCCGGGAAACGGAATGGACGGAGACCGTCGCGACCGGCTGGAACCGGCTGGCCGGGGACACCCTCGCCGAGTTGCCGGAACTCGTCGCGTCCGCGCGGCGTCCCGCCGCGAGGCCGCCGGCCCTGTTCGGCGACGGCCGCGCCGCGGAACGCATCGCGGAGCGGCTGCAGTCCGCGACGCCGGGCGAGACCCGGCGGACGGGTTCGGATTGA
- a CDS encoding glycosyltransferase family 2 protein, with protein sequence MPAESPHISVVILNWNRPEDTLQAVRSVLGQSCADLEVVVWDNASTDGSREVLTDAFASDPRVRLVWSERNYGVAGGRNRAFAAARGRILFSLDSDAVIETRDGLDLVAAVFENEPGVGVVGAEVLRPDRHLMWPFARPASEWRERRFDTIRLDGCAFATRRELFERIGGFAEHFSPYGQEDHYYAFQVLGAGFRVVYVPAIKVVHAFNPVGRQGEQFAMVVRNGLWIPLELFPFPHNLLRAVSRSMHFAREAAEDKQWRFFFQGFSQGFAAMRRRRPMPRKAWRRVAALIREDKALGKAYDTGNVHG encoded by the coding sequence ATGCCGGCGGAATCGCCCCATATCAGTGTCGTCATCCTGAACTGGAACAGGCCGGAAGACACCCTGCAGGCGGTGCGTTCCGTGCTCGGCCAGTCCTGTGCCGACCTCGAGGTGGTCGTGTGGGACAACGCCTCGACGGACGGGTCCCGCGAGGTGTTGACCGACGCCTTCGCGTCCGATCCCCGGGTCCGCCTGGTGTGGAGCGAGCGCAACTACGGCGTGGCCGGCGGCCGCAACCGGGCCTTTGCCGCGGCCCGGGGACGGATTCTCTTTTCGCTGGACAGCGATGCCGTCATCGAAACCCGGGACGGACTGGACCTCGTTGCCGCCGTTTTCGAGAACGAGCCCGGCGTCGGGGTCGTGGGGGCCGAGGTGCTCCGCCCGGACCGCCATCTCATGTGGCCGTTCGCGCGGCCGGCCTCCGAGTGGCGCGAGCGCCGGTTCGACACCATCCGCCTGGACGGCTGCGCGTTTGCCACGCGCCGCGAGCTGTTCGAGCGCATCGGGGGCTTCGCCGAGCATTTCTCGCCGTACGGCCAGGAGGATCATTACTACGCGTTCCAGGTGCTGGGGGCCGGCTTTCGCGTGGTGTACGTGCCCGCCATCAAGGTCGTTCATGCCTTCAACCCGGTGGGCCGGCAGGGCGAGCAGTTTGCCATGGTCGTGCGGAACGGGCTGTGGATTCCGCTTGAACTATTTCCCTTCCCCCATAACCTTCTGCGTGCCGTCTCCCGGAGCATGCATTTTGCGCGAGAGGCCGCGGAGGACAAGCAGTGGCGCTTTTTCTTCCAGGGGTTTTCCCAGGGCTTCGCCGCGATGAGGCGCCGCCGACCCATGCCGCGCAAGGCGTGGCGCCGGGTCGCCGCGCTCATCCGGGAAGACAAGGCCCTTGGAAAAGCGTATGATACGGGAAATGTACACGGGTGA
- a CDS encoding MBOAT family protein: protein MLFNSYEFLFLFLPLVLLGYYALVPRRARLLLLTLASYFFYGWWDYRFCSLMLISTLIDYAAGKGIGGSADPRIRRRWMIASIVSNLSLLGFFKYYDLAARTVNQALSFFGAPDPLLPLLHIILPVGISFYTFQSMSYSIDIYLGAARPARSFVDFACFVALYPQLIAGPIVRYRDLAEQLIERSHTVAKFALGITFFVLGLAKKVILADGVAPLVGPAFEAAAPGLFTAWTGLLAYTMQIYFDFSGYSDMAVGLGLMLGFRMPQNFDSPYKAVSITDFWRRWHITLSSWLRDYLYIPLGGNRLGPVRTYFNLFLTMLLGGLWHGANWTFVLWGAYHGILLAIERAAGKKGLLAWAPAAAQQLVTFGLAMFGWVLFRAATPGQVRTMFRGLFGANGAEAHVRAAMAANPLPYLMLAVTLLLAFGFRNTWEIQWRNGWTLALFLAALFAASVAAILVNTSSPFLYFQF from the coding sequence ATGCTCTTCAACAGCTACGAGTTCCTGTTCCTCTTCCTGCCCCTGGTCCTGCTCGGGTACTACGCGCTGGTGCCCCGGCGCGCGCGCCTGCTGCTGCTGACGCTGGCGAGCTACTTCTTCTACGGCTGGTGGGACTACCGGTTCTGCTCGCTGATGCTGATCTCGACGCTGATCGATTACGCGGCGGGAAAAGGGATCGGAGGCTCGGCCGATCCGCGAATCCGCCGGCGGTGGATGATAGCCTCGATTGTGTCGAATCTCTCGCTGCTCGGTTTTTTCAAGTACTACGATCTCGCGGCCCGCACGGTGAACCAGGCCCTTTCATTTTTCGGCGCTCCGGATCCGCTGCTCCCGCTGCTCCACATCATCCTGCCGGTCGGGATATCCTTCTACACGTTCCAGAGCATGAGCTACTCGATCGACATCTATCTCGGCGCGGCCCGGCCGGCGAGGTCCTTCGTCGATTTCGCCTGTTTCGTGGCGCTCTATCCCCAGTTGATCGCCGGCCCGATCGTGCGGTATCGCGACCTGGCCGAGCAGTTGATCGAACGCTCGCACACGGTCGCGAAGTTCGCGCTGGGGATCACGTTCTTCGTGCTGGGCCTGGCCAAGAAGGTGATCCTCGCGGACGGCGTGGCGCCCCTGGTCGGCCCGGCCTTCGAGGCGGCCGCGCCGGGCCTGTTCACCGCGTGGACCGGTCTGCTGGCGTACACGATGCAGATTTACTTCGACTTCAGCGGCTACTCGGACATGGCGGTCGGCCTCGGGCTGATGCTCGGGTTCCGCATGCCGCAGAATTTCGATTCGCCCTACAAGGCGGTCTCGATCACCGACTTCTGGCGGCGCTGGCACATCACCCTGTCGAGCTGGCTGCGCGATTACCTCTATATTCCGCTGGGCGGCAACAGGCTGGGGCCCGTCCGGACGTACTTCAACCTGTTCCTCACGATGCTGCTGGGCGGCTTGTGGCACGGGGCGAACTGGACCTTCGTCCTGTGGGGCGCCTACCACGGCATTCTGCTGGCGATCGAGCGGGCGGCGGGGAAGAAGGGCCTGCTGGCGTGGGCGCCGGCCGCGGCGCAACAGCTGGTCACTTTTGGACTCGCGATGTTCGGCTGGGTCCTGTTCCGCGCCGCCACGCCGGGGCAGGTCCGGACGATGTTCCGGGGCCTGTTCGGGGCGAACGGCGCGGAGGCGCACGTCCGGGCGGCGATGGCGGCGAACCCGCTGCCGTACCTGATGCTGGCCGTCACGCTGCTGCTGGCCTTCGGGTTCCGGAACACGTGGGAGATCCAGTGGCGGAACGGCTGGACCCTGGCCTTGTTCCTGGCCGCGTTGTTCGCGGCCTCGGTGGCCGCGATCCTGGTCAATACCAGTTCGCCGTTCCTGTACTTCCAATTTTGA